The stretch of DNA ACGCCGCACGGCGACGTTGAGACTCCGGCGTTCATGCCGGTGGGAACGCAAGCGAGCGTGAAGGCGATGGCGCCGAGGGACCTGGAAGAGATCGGCTGCCAGATCCTTCTGGGGAATACCTATCATGCTTACCTCCGGCCCGGCGTCGAAGTCATCCGGGAGCTGGGCGGTCTGCACCGCTTCATGGGCTGGAAGCGGCCGATTCTCACGGATAGCGGCGGTTATCAGGTCTTCAGCCTCGACGCGCTCAGAAAAATCACCGAAGAGGGCGTTCAATTCCAGTCGCACCTGGACGGCTCGAGCCATCTGCTTACGCCTGAAAAGGTCGTCGAAGTCCAGGAAGACCTCGGCAGCGACATCGCGATGGTTTTGGACGAGTGCATACCCCATCCGTCGGGGCGGGATTATGCGCGCGCGTCGACGCTGCGCACGATCCGATGGGCGGAGCGTTCGCTCAACGCCCGAAAAAAAAACGACATGGCGCTCTTTGCAATCGTTCAGGGGGGCATGTATGAAGACCTGCGGCGCGAAGGCGCGCGCGAACTGACCGGTTTGCCATTTGACGGTTTCGCCGCCGGCGGCCTGGGAGTGGGCGAAGGAGAGGCGGCGCTTCGCGCCATGAGC from Candidatus Binatia bacterium encodes:
- the tgt gene encoding tRNA guanosine(34) transglycosylase Tgt, which codes for TPHGDVETPAFMPVGTQASVKAMAPRDLEEIGCQILLGNTYHAYLRPGVEVIRELGGLHRFMGWKRPILTDSGGYQVFSLDALRKITEEGVQFQSHLDGSSHLLTPEKVVEVQEDLGSDIAMVLDECIPHPSGRDYARASTLRTIRWAERSLNARKKNDMALFAIVQGGMYEDLRREGARELTGLPFDGFAAGGLGVGEGEAALRAMSEFTAGLLPEDRPRYLMGVGRPEDLIFAVRAGYDLFDCVLPTRNARNGTLFTAAGKMNIRRAEYASDARPADESCACYCCRNFSRAYLRHLHQAGEILAAHLMTLHNLAFYHRLMESLRNAIREDRAEFWQRDARFVLQKSDSE